The Amycolatopsis sp. NBC_01480 genome segment GTCAGGAGTTCACGGCCGCGCTCCGGGGTCAGGACGGCGGCCAGGACCGGGTCGGCGAGCAGCGCGACCGGGGCGAGGTGGTCGACGGTTCGCGGCCGCCACTGCGCCAGCGCCGCCCGCACGGCTTGCCACAGGGCTTCCGGGTCGGCGTGCTCACTGAGAGCTTGCTTGATCAGCCGATCGAACTCCGGGTTCCCGAAGTCCGGGCGGCCGCCAGCTCGCCGCCGGGCCTGGCCTTCGCCGACGGCGAGCTGGATCTCCGGCCGCTCACCGATCATCGCCGACTGCAGCACCGAGTTGTGCGTCGGCGTCGCGTCGCGGGCATGTTGGTCCAGCAGCCACGGCAGTAATTCCTCGGTGAACAGCGGATCGGTCAGAAAGCCGTCGGGCAGGAACGACGGGCTCAGCAACCGGCCCAGCGACTGCGCGGCCTGGTAGCGCCGGCCGAGCAGCAGATCGAGCTGGACGCGCAGGACCGTGGCCCGGATCCGGCCGAATTCCTCGGCTTGCTCCAGCGCCGCGGCGGCGCCGTCGATCTCACCGGCGAGGGCGTCGAGCCGGGCCTGCTCGACCTTGGCGTCCCAGGAATCGCGGGTTTCGCCGGCCGGTTTGCGCATCTGGTGGAACTCGGCGTACAGGTCCTCCATCAACGCGGTGAACGACGCGAACCGCGTGGGCGGCTCGGCTCTCCAGGAGAACAGGCTGTACGCCGCCCACTCACCAGCGTCGTCGACATCGCCCGGGTCGAGGAACAGCACCCCGGCGTCGG includes the following:
- a CDS encoding SMI1/KNR4 family protein; this translates as MDWGPWLTRWSQERVGSAEPAELDPQVLRDRWLGFAPASAEAVAEAEARLGHTLPPSYREFLLTTDGWRDAGCFVWRLRDTTTLGWLRDIEPYWEDWEELCGDENTDPVQGNRFSRGLLISLEADAGVLFLDPGDVDDAGEWAAYSLFSWRAEPPTRFASFTALMEDLYAEFHQMRKPAGETRDSWDAKVEQARLDALAGEIDGAAAALEQAEEFGRIRATVLRVQLDLLLGRRYQAAQSLGRLLSPSFLPDGFLTDPLFTEELLPWLLDQHARDATPTHNSVLQSAMIGERPEIQLAVGEGQARRRAGGRPDFGNPEFDRLIKQALSEHADPEALWQAVRAALAQWRPRTVDHLAPVALLADPVLAAVLTPERGRELLTQPRGDR